In one Nicotiana sylvestris chromosome 8, ASM39365v2, whole genome shotgun sequence genomic region, the following are encoded:
- the LOC138875596 gene encoding uncharacterized protein has translation MLELTIGPVEFTMEFEVLDIAVSYNLLLGRPWIHAAKAVPSTLHQMVKFEWDKQEIVVHGEDNLCAHNSTIVPFIEVEDDKGPWVYQVSDAMSVEKVPEGKCIQNPKINATSVMVAYEMLKNGFVPGKGLGSALQGIIQPVSLPENLGTFGLGFKPTAADIKRARKLKQRQKLRKFKTDMSVKIKEEVTKQLDAKVIRVTRYPVWLATVVPVPKKDGKIRVCVDYRNLNKTSPKDNFPLPNIHIMIDNCAKRKIGSFVDCYSGYHHILMDEEDAEKIAFIAPWEQCWGNLYESNDYCVS, from the exons atgttggagctgaccataggtccagtagaattcacaatggaattcgaAGTGCTGGacatagctgtttcctacaatttgctattagggcgaccgtggattcacgccgctaaagcagtgccatcaacactccatcagatggtcaagtttgaatgggacaaaCAGGAAATAGTGgtacacggcgaagataatttgtgcgctcacaacagcaccattgtaccattcattgaagtggaagatgacaagggaccatgggtctaccaagtttctgacgcaatgtcagtcgagaaagttccagaggggaaatgTATCCAGAATCCAAAGATAAACGCTAcctcagtcatggtagcgtatgaaatgttgaaaaatggttttgtaccaggaaagggtttgggatcagcattgcaaggcatcatacaacccGTATCTCTTCCTGAAaatttgggaacatttggtctaggattcaagcccacagccgccgatataaaaagagccaggaaattgaaacagagg caaaagctgaggaaattcaaaactgatatgagtgtgaagattaaagaagaagttaccaagcagttggacgcaaaggttattcgggtcacccgatatcctgtttggttggctactGTCGTGcccgtaccgaagaaggatggcaagatcagagtatgtgtcgattaccgcaatctcaacaaaacaagtccaaaggataacttcccactacccaatatacACATtatgattgacaattgtgccaagcgcaagattggatcttttgtggattgctattcCGGGTATCATCATattttaatggacgaagaagatgcggaaaagatagcTTTCATCGCGCCATGGGAgcaatgctggggcaacttatatgagagcaatgactactgtgtttcatga